A single genomic interval of Stieleria maiorica harbors:
- a CDS encoding FG-GAP-like repeat-containing protein yields MFRRIRLPCVIVTLAFIAGCSDDLPTNSPPQHVTNGEQTSDPVAEMRRAVSEGHWASAWAQTKHVLITHPNDADILTEVATVAAMTGRKPQAVDLMVEAAQRDDYDPLRVDQAIRALIEVGRLYDVISLLENAVDANPSDHSLRVKLIGFLKEAQLHHRIDPHYESLIRTRNFDLQLLLAFTDAQRRTYSAPMLELLTQRNPEDRRIQLGHAIDLMDNRKFDASEEVCRNILKRHADFTPVQALLGYVLAAQGRFSQIDEWSAGTSPHCRDDAYYWLALGSWAQSRTLPAQAARAFYEATLRDPNNPVAWTRLAGSIHRIRSRDDTQTPPLDQPQLESIEARIENLLAMRDHLTAFVWSGHTSQRNAIDIASTLSQLGRNWEAEAWAAVATTLKDDGVQNAAEVRADIIRKLKQDQQWQSTTWNPELGIDLSHLPAPNPDAPAGDEGDVVAPVVAGPLNGPSNIPLRLSEESAQWGLVDVGGGSDPEDDRRGALTRSTGAGGGALDFDLDGRCDVAVLGAGGTMLRSDSNPNLLMRNLGNELKLVSGDARFADTDFGQGCCVGDYNEDGFPDVFLANLGRNRLLRNNGDGSFSDCSHLLGDRSSPRWTTCAAFIDLNRDGIADLVTGNYCTTDGAPDRPCPNESGELGTCHPLRFRAQANELYLAGPDGQFHDRTQRLIGNVTPGRTMGILAGSLLPDEIGVLLANDMSPNEFLTPTDSDTAKLEQSAVARGVAVDAGTRPQASMGIAASDFDGDGDLDFYVTGFANEHNIYYEQTAPGCWSDVTTTVGLLKPTLSLVGFGTEAIDLDDDGTVEIAVTNGHIGEFDDGDYAYEQPFQLFRRQADGRFAVVDDDDWGDYFERAHVGRALWTIDINADDRNDLLVTHTREQARLLVNRTADQNHRISFRLVGTTCSRDATGAVLRFSHAGRNRSLWCLSGDGYLCSNERILRAGLGPSDKVTEVKVFWPDGSTDSIGTLDADARYLIVQGQGSATKMNLGHQ; encoded by the coding sequence TTGTTTCGCCGAATCCGACTGCCTTGCGTCATCGTTACACTCGCCTTCATCGCCGGTTGCAGCGACGACCTGCCCACCAATTCGCCACCTCAACACGTCACCAATGGTGAACAAACGTCGGATCCGGTCGCTGAAATGCGACGCGCGGTTTCCGAGGGCCATTGGGCGTCGGCCTGGGCACAAACAAAACATGTGCTCATCACCCACCCCAATGACGCCGACATACTGACCGAAGTAGCGACGGTCGCTGCGATGACCGGGCGTAAGCCCCAGGCCGTTGACTTGATGGTCGAAGCGGCCCAGCGCGACGACTACGACCCGTTGCGGGTCGATCAAGCCATTCGGGCGTTGATCGAAGTCGGGCGACTGTACGATGTCATCTCACTGTTGGAAAACGCGGTCGATGCGAACCCATCGGATCATTCCCTGCGCGTCAAACTGATCGGTTTCCTCAAAGAAGCTCAACTCCATCACCGGATCGATCCGCATTACGAATCATTGATTCGAACGCGAAACTTTGACCTGCAACTGTTGCTCGCTTTCACCGACGCCCAACGCCGCACGTATTCTGCTCCGATGCTCGAACTGTTGACGCAGCGGAATCCCGAGGACCGGCGGATCCAGTTGGGGCACGCGATTGATTTGATGGACAATCGTAAATTCGACGCGTCGGAAGAGGTTTGCCGCAACATTCTTAAGCGGCATGCTGATTTCACGCCCGTCCAAGCCCTCTTGGGTTACGTTCTCGCTGCGCAAGGCCGATTCTCGCAGATCGACGAATGGTCCGCCGGCACGTCGCCCCATTGTCGCGACGATGCCTACTATTGGCTTGCCTTGGGTAGTTGGGCTCAGTCCCGAACCCTCCCCGCACAAGCCGCTCGCGCGTTCTACGAAGCGACGCTGCGTGATCCGAACAACCCTGTCGCATGGACTCGCTTGGCCGGTTCGATTCACCGGATCCGAAGTCGCGACGACACGCAGACGCCGCCGCTCGACCAACCGCAATTGGAGTCAATCGAAGCGAGGATCGAAAATCTGCTGGCGATGCGTGATCACTTGACCGCGTTTGTTTGGAGCGGGCATACCAGCCAACGAAACGCGATCGACATCGCCAGCACCCTGTCGCAGCTGGGCAGAAACTGGGAGGCCGAGGCATGGGCGGCCGTTGCGACCACTTTAAAAGATGATGGCGTGCAGAATGCTGCAGAGGTTCGCGCCGACATCATCCGAAAACTGAAGCAGGACCAACAATGGCAATCGACCACATGGAACCCCGAACTGGGCATCGATCTGTCACACTTGCCGGCGCCCAATCCCGATGCCCCGGCCGGCGACGAAGGTGACGTCGTCGCTCCGGTCGTTGCCGGACCTCTCAATGGTCCATCCAACATTCCGCTGCGGTTGAGCGAAGAAAGTGCGCAGTGGGGACTGGTGGACGTTGGCGGCGGAAGCGACCCCGAGGACGATCGTCGCGGCGCGCTGACGCGTTCGACCGGTGCCGGTGGCGGCGCGTTGGATTTCGACCTTGACGGTCGCTGCGATGTCGCCGTGCTGGGTGCCGGGGGAACGATGCTGAGATCCGACTCGAATCCCAACCTGCTGATGCGCAACTTGGGCAACGAACTGAAGCTTGTCTCCGGCGATGCAAGGTTCGCCGACACGGACTTTGGCCAAGGGTGTTGCGTCGGCGATTACAACGAAGATGGTTTCCCCGATGTGTTCCTGGCCAACCTGGGGCGCAACCGACTACTTCGCAACAACGGCGACGGATCGTTTTCCGACTGCAGCCATCTCCTGGGCGATCGCTCATCGCCTCGCTGGACGACCTGCGCCGCGTTTATCGATCTCAACCGCGACGGCATCGCGGATCTGGTCACCGGCAATTACTGCACCACCGATGGTGCTCCCGATCGCCCTTGCCCCAATGAATCAGGTGAGCTTGGGACCTGCCATCCACTTCGATTCCGCGCCCAGGCCAACGAGCTGTATCTGGCCGGTCCCGACGGACAGTTCCACGATCGGACGCAACGGCTGATCGGCAACGTCACCCCCGGTCGCACGATGGGAATCTTGGCGGGCTCCCTGCTGCCTGACGAAATCGGCGTGCTACTGGCAAACGACATGTCCCCCAATGAGTTCTTGACGCCCACCGATTCTGACACGGCCAAGTTAGAACAGAGCGCCGTGGCGCGGGGCGTGGCGGTCGATGCCGGAACCCGTCCCCAGGCATCGATGGGAATCGCGGCAAGCGATTTTGATGGCGATGGCGACTTGGATTTCTACGTGACCGGTTTCGCCAACGAGCATAACATTTATTACGAACAAACCGCTCCGGGTTGCTGGAGTGATGTGACGACCACCGTCGGCTTGTTGAAACCGACACTTTCCCTCGTGGGGTTCGGGACCGAGGCGATCGACCTGGACGACGACGGAACCGTGGAGATCGCGGTGACCAATGGCCACATCGGGGAATTCGATGACGGCGACTATGCCTATGAGCAACCGTTTCAGCTGTTTCGTCGCCAAGCCGACGGGCGATTCGCCGTCGTCGACGATGACGATTGGGGCGACTACTTTGAGCGAGCACATGTTGGTCGCGCGCTGTGGACGATCGACATCAACGCCGATGACCGAAATGATTTGCTAGTGACACACACCCGTGAACAAGCACGACTGCTGGTCAACCGCACCGCTGACCAAAACCATCGCATCTCGTTTCGCTTGGTCGGAACGACCTGCTCTCGCGATGCGACCGGCGCGGTCCTGCGGTTTTCACATGCCGGGCGAAATCGGTCGCTGTGGTGTTTGTCCGGCGACGGTTACCTGTGCAGCAACGAACGGATCCTGCGGGCGGGCCTGGGACCATCGGACAAAGTGACCGAGGTGAAAGTGTTTTGGCCGGACGGTTCGACCGACTCCATCGGTACCCTGGACGCAGACGCCCGCTACCTGATCGTCCAGGGCCAGGGCTCGGCAACCAAGATGAATCTCGGTCATCAGTGA
- a CDS encoding DUF1559 domain-containing protein: MVRKHAAGRSAGFTLVELLVVIAIIGILVGLLLPAVQAAREAARRMSCSNNFKQLGLAMHNYHAAFKQLPPYGGGTGKGLETPPAWWRASNTANRKSLSIWVPLTSYFEQQGLWDHISNRSVQTVTGATPPAPLNYWPAMGPSPKSYSTSPGYIPWQSEIPTLRCPSDGGTGLPGRGRVNYGACLGDSPKNQIMSHYDTAQMVPTTNAGNARNAKALHRGMFAPYTKFAFRDVKDGLSNTIACGEIVTDQGDKAVNGSLSWDAGGNGDDHFFNPLHCVESGEIDPDRPRFWCDSQSTGCTPPVSVVVNETNGRGMSWASAFRTSIQAVFTVRPPNSELCIGQWADNLGNFSPSSFHQGGCHVLMGDGAVTFITDSIEAGNQNAAGIWYDQNQSRPGGESPYGLWGALGSKAASEVIEEQLNQ, from the coding sequence ATGGTTCGAAAGCATGCGGCAGGACGTTCTGCCGGTTTTACTCTTGTAGAGTTATTGGTGGTCATTGCGATCATCGGCATTTTGGTCGGTCTATTATTACCGGCCGTCCAGGCGGCACGCGAAGCGGCTCGGCGGATGAGTTGCAGCAATAATTTCAAGCAACTCGGCTTGGCAATGCACAATTATCACGCGGCATTCAAGCAGCTGCCTCCTTATGGTGGCGGAACAGGTAAAGGGTTGGAGACACCGCCGGCATGGTGGCGTGCCAGCAACACCGCGAACCGTAAAAGCCTGAGTATTTGGGTTCCGTTGACGTCCTATTTTGAACAGCAAGGATTGTGGGACCACATTTCCAATCGAAGTGTCCAAACGGTGACAGGGGCGACGCCGCCGGCGCCGCTGAACTACTGGCCGGCGATGGGGCCGAGCCCCAAATCGTATTCGACCAGCCCGGGTTATATCCCATGGCAATCGGAGATTCCGACGCTTCGTTGCCCGAGCGACGGGGGAACGGGGTTGCCGGGGCGTGGCCGGGTGAATTATGGCGCCTGTTTGGGCGATTCACCAAAGAACCAAATCATGTCGCACTATGACACGGCGCAAATGGTGCCGACAACCAACGCGGGTAACGCTCGAAACGCCAAGGCACTCCACCGCGGCATGTTTGCTCCGTACACCAAGTTCGCATTTCGTGACGTAAAAGACGGGCTTTCCAACACGATCGCGTGTGGTGAGATTGTCACCGACCAGGGCGATAAAGCGGTCAACGGTTCGCTGTCGTGGGACGCCGGCGGAAACGGCGATGATCACTTTTTCAATCCGTTGCACTGCGTTGAATCGGGTGAAATCGATCCGGATCGACCGCGATTCTGGTGCGATTCACAAAGCACCGGTTGTACACCGCCGGTGAGTGTCGTCGTTAATGAAACCAATGGTCGCGGGATGAGTTGGGCGTCGGCGTTCCGCACGTCGATCCAGGCGGTCTTCACCGTTCGTCCGCCCAACAGCGAACTTTGTATCGGACAATGGGCCGACAACCTGGGCAATTTCTCGCCCAGTAGTTTCCACCAGGGCGGATGCCACGTCCTGATGGGCGACGGTGCGGTCACGTTTATTACCGACTCGATCGAGGCGGGCAATCAGAACGCTGCGGGAATCTGGTATGACCAGAACCAATCGCGCCCGGGCGGTGAAAGTCCTTATGGCTTGTGGGGCGCCCTCGGCAGCAAAGCCGCCAGCGAAGTGATTGAAGAGCAGCTGAACCAATAA